In Helicobacter pylori, a single genomic region encodes these proteins:
- a CDS encoding NADH-quinone oxidoreductase subunit B, giving the protein MQQVPVVLSTLDKLLNWGRSNSLWPLTYGLACCAIEMMATGGSRFDFDRFGTIFRASPRQSDVMIIAGTLTKKHAEFMRRLYDQMPEPKWVISMGSCANTGGMFNTYATVQGADRIVPVDIYLPGCAPRPETLQYALMVLQDKIRRSKAIKQDAPKRLV; this is encoded by the coding sequence ATGCAACAAGTACCGGTTGTTCTAAGCACTTTGGATAAATTATTGAATTGGGGGCGTTCTAATTCGCTTTGGCCTTTAACCTATGGCTTGGCGTGTTGCGCAATTGAGATGATGGCGACAGGGGGTTCAAGGTTTGACTTTGACCGGTTTGGCACGATTTTTAGAGCGAGTCCTAGGCAATCGGATGTGATGATCATCGCTGGCACGCTCACCAAAAAACATGCCGAATTCATGCGTAGGCTCTATGATCAAATGCCTGAACCTAAATGGGTGATCTCTATGGGGAGTTGCGCTAACACGGGCGGGATGTTCAACACTTATGCGACCGTTCAAGGAGCAGACAGGATCGTTCCTGTGGATATTTACTTGCCCGGTTGCGCGCCACGCCCAGAGACTTTACAATACGCTCTTATGGTTTTGCAAGATAAAATCAGACGCTCTAAAGCGATCAAACAAGACGCTCCTAAAAGGTTAGTGTGA
- a CDS encoding NAD(P)H-quinone oxidoreductase subunit 3: MQQATEALNHPYFGVFVLLVFTFWVFNLTLRIQRFLSRKMAQKKGEKLKLAPYECGPVALKQPNRVSHHFYIMAMLFILFDVEIVFMFPWAIDFKKLGLFGLVEMLGFVFFLTIGFIYALKRNALSWQKLEVK, from the coding sequence ATGCAACAAGCCACAGAAGCATTGAATCACCCCTATTTTGGCGTTTTTGTTTTGCTAGTATTCACCTTTTGGGTGTTTAACTTAACCTTAAGGATCCAAAGGTTTTTAAGCCGTAAAATGGCTCAAAAAAAGGGCGAAAAGCTCAAGCTCGCTCCCTATGAATGCGGGCCTGTGGCTCTCAAACAGCCTAATAGAGTGTCGCACCATTTCTATATCATGGCCATGCTTTTTATTTTATTTGATGTAGAAATCGTTTTCATGTTCCCTTGGGCGATTGATTTTAAAAAATTAGGCTTGTTTGGGCTCGTTGAAATGCTAGGCTTTGTCTTCTTTTTAACCATTGGTTTTATTTACGCTTTAAAGCGAAACGCTTTGAGTTGGCAGAAATTAGAGGTGAAATAA
- a CDS encoding NAD-dependent deacylase — protein MKNLVILSGAGISAESGIKTFRDADGLWEGHDIMEVASPYGWKKNPQKVLDFYNQRRRQLFEVYPNKAHEALAELEKHYQVNIITQNVDDLHERAGSSRILHLHGELLSVRSEKDPNLVYRWEKDLNLGDLAHDDSQLRPDIVWFGEAVPLLKEAISLVKQAHLLIIIGTSLQVYPAASLYTHAHKDALIYYIDPKAKNAHLPQNVQCISDSAVHAMQDLMPKLIEMAF, from the coding sequence ATGAAAAATTTAGTGATCCTAAGCGGGGCTGGCATTTCAGCAGAAAGCGGGATTAAAACCTTTAGAGACGCTGATGGTTTGTGGGAAGGGCATGACATCATGGAAGTCGCCTCGCCTTATGGTTGGAAAAAGAACCCACAAAAAGTGTTGGATTTCTACAACCAAAGGCGCCGACAGCTTTTTGAAGTTTATCCTAACAAGGCTCATGAGGCTTTAGCGGAATTGGAAAAACACTATCAAGTCAATATCATCACCCAAAATGTAGATGATTTGCATGAAAGAGCGGGTTCTTCTCGCATTTTGCACTTGCATGGGGAATTATTGAGCGTTCGCAGCGAAAAAGATCCTAATTTAGTTTATAGGTGGGAAAAGGACTTGAATTTAGGCGATCTCGCCCATGATGATTCGCAATTACGCCCTGATATTGTGTGGTTTGGCGAAGCGGTGCCTTTGCTTAAAGAAGCGATTTCTTTAGTCAAACAAGCGCATCTTTTAATCATCATTGGCACTTCTTTGCAAGTCTATCCGGCCGCTAGTCTCTATACGCATGCGCATAAAGACGCTCTCATTTATTACATTGACCCTAAGGCTAAAAACGCCCATTTGCCCCAGAATGTCCAATGCATTAGTGATAGTGCGGTGCATGCCATGCAAGATTTAATGCCCAAACTCATAGAAATGGCCTTTTAA
- a CDS encoding RDD family protein: MATKKTKKNKIPEKKQALESPLKGLYLSLRLKAFITDIFMIYTPMLYIMTYAILGSAKDFRENQSAIFLCLLFYALTHSFFIAFKSQSPGMRYAQFKLVKNNGKKVGFFLALWRFVLWVLSMGLLIGFVTPFIFKFFLHDKLSGTHIEIIKEET; this comes from the coding sequence GTGGCAACTAAAAAAACCAAAAAAAATAAAATTCCAGAAAAAAAGCAAGCGTTAGAAAGCCCTTTAAAAGGGCTGTATCTCTCTTTGCGCTTAAAGGCCTTTATCACCGATATTTTTATGATTTATACCCCCATGCTTTACATAATGACCTATGCGATTTTAGGGAGCGCGAAGGATTTTAGGGAAAACCAGAGCGCGATTTTTTTATGCTTGCTTTTTTACGCCCTAACGCACAGCTTTTTTATCGCTTTTAAATCCCAAAGCCCTGGCATGCGTTACGCTCAGTTTAAATTAGTCAAAAATAATGGCAAAAAGGTGGGCTTTTTTTTAGCTTTGTGGCGGTTTGTTTTGTGGGTGTTGAGCATGGGGTTACTTATAGGGTTTGTTACGCCTTTTATTTTTAAGTTTTTTTTGCATGACAAACTCAGCGGCACTCATATTGAAATCATCAAGGAGGAAACATGA
- a CDS encoding orotate phosphoribosyltransferase, translating into MDIKACYQNAKALLEGHFLLSSGFHSNYYLQSAKVLEDPKLAEQLAKELAKQIQEAHLNIECVCSPAIGGILAGYELARALGVRFIFTERVDNTMALRRGFEVKKNERILVCEDIITTGKSAMECTKVLEEKGAQIVAFGALANRGICKRVHSHLKAQEGACLPSHLPLFALEDFVFDMHKPSSCPLCATSVAIKPGSRGN; encoded by the coding sequence ATGGATATTAAGGCATGTTATCAAAACGCTAAAGCGCTGTTAGAGGGGCATTTCTTGCTCAGTAGCGGGTTTCATTCTAATTATTATTTGCAATCCGCTAAAGTTTTAGAAGATCCCAAACTAGCCGAACAATTAGCCAAAGAATTGGCCAAACAGATCCAAGAAGCCCATTTGAATATTGAATGCGTGTGCTCGCCTGCTATTGGGGGGATCTTGGCTGGATATGAGCTTGCAAGGGCTTTGGGCGTGCGTTTTATTTTCACTGAAAGGGTGGATAATACCATGGCGTTAAGGCGTGGCTTTGAAGTCAAAAAAAACGAAAGAATTTTAGTGTGTGAGGATATTATCACTACGGGAAAATCCGCCATGGAATGCACTAAAGTTTTAGAAGAAAAGGGCGCTCAAATCGTGGCTTTTGGCGCTTTAGCTAATCGGGGCATTTGCAAGCGCGTTCATTCTCATTTAAAAGCCCAAGAGGGCGCGTGTTTGCCTAGCCATTTGCCCCTTTTTGCTTTAGAAGATTTTGTTTTTGACATGCACAAGCCTAGCTCTTGCCCTTTATGCGCTACTAGCGTTGCTATAAAACCAGGAAGTCGTGGCAACTAA
- the frr gene encoding ribosome recycling factor: MLQAIYNETKDLMQKSIQALNRDFSTLRSAKVSVNILDHIKVDYYGTPTALNQVGSVMSLDATTLQISPWEKNLLKEIERSIQEANIGVNPNNDGETIKLFFPPMTTEQRKLIAKDAKAMGEKAKVAVRNIRQDANNKIKKLEKDKEISEDESKKAQEQIQKTTDEAIKTIDESVKNKEDAILKV, from the coding sequence ATGTTACAAGCCATTTATAACGAAACCAAAGATCTCATGCAAAAAAGCATTCAAGCTTTAAATAGAGATTTTTCCACTCTAAGGAGCGCGAAAGTTTCAGTCAATATCTTAGATCACATCAAAGTGGATTATTACGGCACGCCCACGGCATTAAATCAAGTCGGCTCGGTGATGAGCTTGGATGCGACCACTCTTCAAATCAGCCCGTGGGAAAAAAACCTGCTCAAAGAAATTGAAAGATCCATTCAAGAAGCCAATATCGGCGTGAATCCTAATAACGACGGCGAAACGATCAAGCTTTTTTTCCCGCCCATGACAACCGAGCAAAGAAAACTCATCGCAAAAGACGCCAAAGCGATGGGTGAAAAGGCTAAAGTGGCTGTAAGGAATATCCGCCAAGACGCTAACAACAAGATAAAGAAATTAGAAAAAGACAAAGAAATCAGCGAAGATGAAAGCAAAAAAGCCCAAGAGCAGATCCAAAAAACCACCGATGAAGCCATTAAAACAATTGATGAAAGCGTGAAAAACAAAGAAGACGCGATTTTAAAGGTCTAA
- the secG gene encoding preprotein translocase subunit SecG — MFMTSALLGLQIVLAVLIVVVVLLQKSSSIGLGAYSGSNESLFGAKGPASFMAKLTMFLGLLFVTNTIALGYFYNKEYGKSILDETKTNKELSPLVPATGTLNPTLNPTLNPTLNPLEQAPTNPLMPKQTPNELPKEPAKVPFIESPKQNEKNDANKENKENNIKGVEKTKENAKTPPTAHQKPKTHATTNAHTNQKKDEK, encoded by the coding sequence GTGTTTATGACAAGCGCTCTGTTAGGCTTACAAATTGTTTTAGCGGTATTGATTGTGGTGGTGGTTTTGTTGCAAAAAAGTTCTAGCATCGGCTTAGGGGCTTATAGCGGGAGCAATGAGTCTTTATTTGGCGCTAAAGGACCTGCGAGCTTTATGGCGAAATTGACCATGTTTTTAGGGCTGTTATTTGTTACCAACACCATCGCTTTGGGCTATTTTTATAACAAAGAATACGGCAAAAGCATTTTAGATGAAACTAAAACCAACAAAGAACTTTCGCCCTTAGTCCCTGCCACCGGCACGCTTAACCCAACGCTTAATCCCACACTTAACCCTACGCTCAACCCTTTAGAGCAAGCCCCCACTAACCCTTTAATGCCCAAACAAACGCCTAACGAGCTTCCTAAAGAGCCAGCCAAAGTGCCTTTTATTGAAAGCCCCAAACAGAATGAAAAAAATGATGCCAATAAAGAGAATAAAGAGAATAATATAAAGGGCGTTGAAAAAACCAAAGAGAATGCAAAAACGCCCCCAACCGCCCACCAAAAGCCTAAAACGCATGCGACAACCAACGCCCATACCAACCAAAAAAAGGATGAAAAATAA
- the trpS gene encoding tryptophan--tRNA ligase: protein MVTIILTKPTRNNMHKKRVFSGIQPTGQIHLGNYLGAIKHWVEMQDEYENLFCVVNSHAITLPIDPTFLKSQTYELVKLLLACGINPKQSGLFIQSEVDEHAALAWLLNCQVSMGEMQRMTQFKDKSLKNPKSVNVGLFNYPILMASDILLYQSDLVPVGEDQKQHLELTRNVAEKFNRDFGNCFKVPEPLIAKVGARVMGLDDPKVKMSKSHQGANHAIFLLDEPDIIVKKIKKAATDSAGVIAFDEKREGVFNLLNIYMLLSDENPENIEERFKNKGYGDFKKELAEVVIQSLKPIQERYKEISDDEVKAVLNGGVEKARPLARATYQKAKELMGLV, encoded by the coding sequence GTGGTTACAATAATACTAACTAAACCAACGAGAAACAACATGCATAAAAAACGAGTCTTTTCAGGCATCCAACCTACTGGGCAAATCCATTTGGGCAACTATTTAGGAGCGATCAAGCATTGGGTAGAGATGCAAGATGAATATGAAAACCTTTTTTGCGTCGTCAATTCGCATGCGATCACCCTACCCATAGATCCTACATTTTTAAAATCCCAAACCTATGAGTTAGTCAAATTGCTTTTAGCTTGCGGGATTAATCCTAAGCAATCGGGGTTGTTCATTCAAAGTGAAGTGGATGAGCACGCAGCTTTAGCATGGCTATTAAATTGTCAGGTGTCTATGGGGGAAATGCAAAGAATGACGCAATTCAAAGACAAGTCTTTAAAAAACCCTAAAAGCGTGAACGTGGGGCTTTTCAATTACCCTATTTTAATGGCGTCAGATATTTTATTATACCAAAGCGATTTAGTGCCAGTGGGCGAAGATCAAAAACAGCATTTAGAGCTCACGCGAAACGTTGCAGAAAAATTTAACAGGGATTTTGGGAACTGCTTTAAAGTGCCAGAGCCTTTGATCGCTAAAGTGGGGGCAAGGGTTATGGGGCTAGACGATCCAAAAGTGAAGATGAGTAAATCGCATCAAGGGGCTAACCATGCGATTTTTCTTTTAGATGAGCCAGACATTATTGTAAAAAAAATCAAAAAAGCGGCCACTGATTCTGCCGGCGTTATTGCATTTGATGAAAAAAGAGAGGGCGTTTTTAACCTTTTAAATATTTACATGCTTTTGAGCGATGAAAACCCAGAAAACATAGAAGAGCGTTTCAAAAATAAAGGCTATGGGGATTTTAAAAAGGAATTGGCTGAAGTAGTGATCCAATCTTTAAAGCCTATCCAAGAAAGATACAAAGAAATCAGCGATGATGAAGTGAAAGCCGTCTTAAATGGCGGCGTAGAAAAAGCCAGGCCTTTAGCGAGGGCGACTTACCAAAAGGCTAAAGAATTGATGGGGTTGGTTTAG
- a CDS encoding ABC transporter substrate-binding protein, translated as MKILSLWLGVFCFLKATPYLYLGEEPKYKDNFTHFEYANPNARKGGVLRNDAIGTFDSLNPFALKGTKAEGLDLIYDTLMVQSLDEPFAEYPLIAKDAEVAKDNSYVIFTLDKRARFSNNAPILASDVKFSFDTIMKLGSPIYRQYYQDVKKAVILDKHHVKFIFKTTENKELPLILGQLQIFSKKAFQKDYFEKNPLLIPVSSGPYVIASFDVGKKITYQRNPNYWARNLPSRKGQFNFDQVKFEYYKDETVALQAFLSGAYDWRIESTAKIWARGYVGKAMDNKKITKYLIAHKMPSGMQGFFFNTRREIFKDKRVREALFYAFDFEWANKNLFFSQYKRTTSFFSNSVYASPPLPSPEEKVLLAPYEKSLDERVFKEPYVVPRTDGADVLGDNLRENLKYAQKLLESAGFSYKNMRLVDKNNKPFSFTLLLNSPAFERLALAFAKNLRVLGIEMKIQRVDLSQYVNRVKSYDFDMIVGVIGQSSFPGNEQRFYFGSLSAKEKGTRNYAGISSKAVDDLIEKIINAKDYKEQLAAIQAMDRVLLWGFYVIPHFYLPNYRIAAYNYIGMPEISPSYGFSPYLWWIKEKDLQ; from the coding sequence ATGAAAATTTTAAGTTTATGGTTAGGGGTGTTTTGTTTCCTTAAAGCTACGCCTTATTTATACTTGGGCGAAGAGCCTAAATATAAAGACAATTTCACGCATTTTGAATACGCTAACCCTAACGCCAGAAAAGGCGGTGTTTTAAGGAATGACGCCATAGGGACTTTTGATAGCCTTAACCCTTTTGCGCTTAAAGGCACTAAAGCCGAAGGCTTGGATTTGATTTATGACACTTTAATGGTGCAAAGTTTGGACGAACCTTTTGCCGAATACCCTTTGATCGCTAAAGACGCTGAAGTGGCTAAGGATAACAGCTATGTGATTTTTACCCTAGATAAAAGAGCGAGATTCAGCAATAACGCCCCCATTTTAGCGAGCGATGTGAAGTTTAGTTTTGATACGATCATGAAGTTAGGATCGCCTATTTATCGGCAGTATTACCAAGATGTTAAAAAGGCGGTTATCTTAGACAAACACCATGTTAAATTCATTTTCAAAACCACTGAAAATAAAGAGTTGCCTCTCATTTTAGGGCAGTTGCAGATCTTTTCCAAAAAAGCGTTTCAAAAGGATTATTTTGAAAAAAACCCTTTACTCATTCCTGTTTCTAGCGGCCCTTATGTGATCGCTTCCTTTGATGTGGGCAAGAAAATCACCTACCAAAGAAACCCTAATTATTGGGCGAGGAATTTGCCTAGCAGAAAGGGGCAATTCAATTTTGATCAGGTTAAGTTTGAGTATTACAAAGATGAAACCGTCGCCTTACAGGCTTTTTTAAGCGGGGCGTATGATTGGCGCATTGAAAGCACGGCTAAAATTTGGGCTAGGGGCTATGTGGGGAAAGCTATGGATAATAAAAAAATCACTAAATACCTAATAGCCCATAAAATGCCAAGCGGCATGCAAGGGTTTTTCTTCAACACGCGCCGGGAAATTTTTAAGGATAAAAGGGTGCGTGAAGCCTTGTTTTATGCGTTTGATTTTGAATGGGCGAATAAAAATTTGTTTTTTTCGCAATACAAGCGCACCACCAGTTTTTTCAGTAACTCTGTTTATGCGTCCCCTCCACTCCCAAGCCCTGAAGAAAAAGTTCTGTTAGCCCCTTATGAAAAAAGTTTAGATGAAAGGGTTTTTAAAGAGCCTTATGTCGTGCCTAGAACCGATGGGGCTGATGTTTTGGGCGATAATTTGAGGGAAAATTTAAAATACGCTCAAAAGCTTTTAGAGAGTGCGGGTTTTTCTTACAAAAACATGCGTTTAGTGGATAAGAATAACAAGCCTTTCAGTTTCACTTTGCTTTTAAACAGCCCGGCATTTGAAAGACTGGCCCTAGCTTTTGCTAAAAACTTAAGGGTGTTAGGGATTGAAATGAAAATCCAAAGAGTGGATTTAAGCCAGTATGTCAATCGGGTCAAAAGCTATGATTTTGACATGATTGTAGGAGTGATTGGCCAATCGTCTTTCCCGGGTAATGAGCAGCGCTTTTATTTTGGCTCTTTGAGCGCGAAAGAAAAAGGCACAAGGAATTATGCGGGGATCTCTAGTAAAGCGGTAGATGATTTGATTGAAAAAATCATTAACGCTAAAGATTACAAGGAGCAATTAGCCGCCATTCAAGCGATGGATAGGGTGCTGTTGTGGGGGTTTTATGTGATACCGCATTTTTATTTGCCTAATTACAGGATCGCAGCGTATAATTACATTGGCATGCCTGAAATCAGCCCTAGCTATGGATTTTCGCCGTATTTGTGGTGGATAAAAGAAAAGGATCTTCAATGA
- a CDS encoding shikimate dehydrogenase, whose protein sequence is MKLKSFGVFGNPIKHSKSPLIHNACFLTFQKELGFLGHYHPILLPLESHIKNEFLHLGLSGANVTLPFKEKAFQICDKIKGIALECTSINTLVLENDELVGYNTDALGFWLSLGDEGYQSALILGSGGSAKALACELKKQGLKVSVLNRSSRGLDFFQRLGCDCFIKPPKSAFDLIINATSASLNNELPLNKEVLKGYFKEAKLAYDLAYGFLTPFLSLAKELKIPFQDGKDMLIYQASLSFEKFSASQIPYSKAFEVMRSVF, encoded by the coding sequence ATGAAATTAAAATCGTTTGGGGTTTTTGGAAATCCCATTAAGCATTCCAAATCGCCCTTGATCCATAACGCTTGTTTTTTGACTTTTCAAAAAGAATTAGGGTTTTTGGGGCATTACCACCCCATATTACTCCCTTTAGAAAGCCACATCAAAAACGAGTTCTTGCATTTAGGATTGAGTGGGGCTAATGTAACCTTACCCTTTAAAGAAAAAGCGTTTCAAATTTGCGATAAAATCAAAGGTATCGCGCTTGAATGCACTTCAATCAATACGCTTGTTTTGGAAAATGATGAGCTTGTGGGTTACAATACCGACGCTTTAGGTTTCTGGCTCTCTTTGGGAGATGAGGGCTACCAGAGCGCTTTGATTTTAGGCTCTGGGGGGAGCGCTAAAGCTTTAGCGTGCGAATTAAAAAAACAAGGCTTGAAAGTGAGCGTGTTGAACCGCTCTTCTAGGGGATTGGATTTTTTCCAACGCTTGGGCTGTGATTGTTTTATAAAGCCTCCTAAAAGCGCTTTTGATTTGATCATTAACGCCACTTCAGCGAGTTTGAATAACGAATTGCCTTTAAATAAAGAGGTTTTGAAAGGGTATTTTAAAGAGGCTAAGCTCGCTTATGATTTGGCGTATGGGTTTTTAACGCCCTTTTTGTCTTTAGCCAAAGAGTTAAAAATCCCCTTTCAAGACGGAAAAGACATGCTCATCTATCAAGCCTCTTTAAGTTTTGAAAAATTCAGCGCTTCTCAAATCCCTTATTCAAAAGCGTTTGAAGTCATGCGAAGTGTTTTTTGA
- a CDS encoding RNB domain-containing ribonuclease — protein sequence MQGFLRSLFFGVKKIPRSFAPLIEKGVLKEALESNKDRYFLKEGFDIGKVEKVKDKAFFISLAKNYPKDPLIKNLPPSFKTGALILCQIECSKKRPIAFFKAAFFDVQDTMIAYLAKEKNQIVAIPFKEPFKKPVSLKHSQKSLLELPRHCVVKIDLKKREISEILGALEDPLIDENLSLSLFDRIKDFSKDCLNLAQYYAQLKASDFKDRINYSHIPFITIDPKDAKDFDDAIFYDQEKRVLFVAVADVSEFVPKHSSLDKEARVRGFSVYFPNSVYPMLPLSLSQGACSLKAFEKRLALVYEIPLDNLKNARLSQGVIEVRANCTYEEINHFLSAQQSSLDKDLQQSLLGFLEVALKLKKERLKKGFNFNSFENKLYLNEEGRIEKIETQQESDAHTLIEEAMLLANQSSARLLDEHFQNRGIYRTHKEPSLEQQKRLYAKLFDYEIVRPKNMGFFPFLEHALKIAKEKSIEREVSRLIIKSQNLALYSPMQESHFGLGFASYTHFTSPIRRYSDLALHRLLKELLFHQAKGCSYLLEETPELCAELNALQKKAALIERDFVKRKFARLALELLEKEFLGVVLEVKDWVVVGLKEFIGLKVLIKTNKVFKPLEKVRIKITHADLILGQVRGEITERIKEHVS from the coding sequence ATGCAAGGGTTTTTAAGAAGCCTGTTTTTTGGGGTTAAAAAGATCCCTAGATCATTCGCTCCTCTAATAGAAAAGGGCGTTTTAAAAGAAGCGCTTGAATCAAATAAGGATCGCTATTTTTTAAAAGAAGGCTTTGATATAGGCAAAGTTGAAAAAGTAAAAGATAAGGCGTTTTTCATTTCTTTAGCGAAAAATTACCCTAAAGACCCTTTAATCAAAAACTTACCCCCGTCTTTTAAAACAGGCGCTTTGATTTTATGCCAAATAGAATGTTCTAAAAAACGCCCCATAGCCTTTTTTAAAGCCGCATTTTTTGATGTGCAAGACACGATGATAGCTTACTTGGCTAAAGAAAAAAACCAGATTGTGGCTATCCCTTTTAAAGAGCCTTTTAAAAAACCTGTTTCTTTAAAGCACAGCCAAAAATCCTTATTGGAATTGCCCAGGCATTGCGTGGTAAAGATCGATCTTAAAAAGCGTGAAATCAGCGAAATTTTAGGGGCTTTAGAAGACCCTTTAATAGATGAAAACCTTTCTTTAAGCCTTTTTGACAGGATTAAGGATTTTTCAAAAGATTGCTTGAATTTAGCGCAATATTACGCGCAACTCAAAGCGAGCGATTTTAAAGACAGGATCAATTATTCTCATATCCCTTTTATCACCATTGACCCCAAAGACGCTAAAGATTTTGACGATGCGATTTTTTATGACCAAGAAAAAAGGGTTTTGTTTGTGGCGGTTGCTGATGTGAGCGAATTTGTGCCGAAACATTCCAGTTTGGATAAAGAAGCTAGGGTTAGGGGCTTTAGCGTGTATTTCCCTAATAGCGTGTATCCCATGCTGCCTTTGAGTTTGTCTCAAGGGGCATGCTCATTAAAAGCGTTTGAAAAACGCCTGGCTTTAGTGTATGAAATCCCTTTAGATAATTTGAAAAACGCCCGATTATCTCAAGGCGTTATTGAAGTTAGGGCTAATTGCACTTATGAAGAAATCAATCATTTTTTAAGCGCTCAACAAAGCTCTTTAGATAAAGATTTGCAACAAAGCCTTTTGGGGTTTTTAGAAGTGGCTTTAAAGTTAAAAAAGGAGCGTTTAAAAAAGGGGTTTAATTTCAACTCGTTTGAAAACAAGCTGTATTTGAATGAAGAAGGGCGTATAGAAAAAATTGAAACGCAACAAGAAAGCGATGCGCACACCCTTATAGAAGAAGCCATGCTCTTAGCCAACCAGTCTAGCGCTAGGTTATTAGATGAACATTTTCAAAATAGGGGGATATACCGCACCCACAAAGAGCCAAGTTTGGAGCAGCAAAAACGCCTCTATGCCAAGCTTTTTGATTATGAGATTGTTCGCCCTAAAAACATGGGCTTTTTTCCTTTTTTAGAGCATGCCTTAAAGATAGCCAAAGAAAAGAGTATAGAGAGAGAAGTTTCGCGCTTGATCATTAAATCTCAAAATTTAGCTCTTTATAGCCCCATGCAAGAAAGCCATTTTGGTTTGGGGTTTGCCAGCTATACGCATTTCACTTCGCCCATTAGACGATACAGCGATCTAGCCTTACACAGACTTTTAAAAGAATTGTTGTTCCATCAAGCTAAAGGCTGCTCGTATTTGTTAGAAGAAACGCCTGAATTGTGCGCTGAGTTGAACGCTTTACAAAAAAAGGCCGCTTTGATTGAAAGGGATTTTGTCAAACGCAAATTCGCCCGCTTAGCTTTAGAACTTTTAGAAAAAGAATTTTTGGGCGTGGTTTTGGAGGTTAAAGATTGGGTGGTGGTGGGGTTAAAAGAATTTATAGGGCTTAAAGTTTTAATCAAAACGAACAAGGTTTTTAAGCCGTTAGAAAAGGTGCGTATTAAAATCACGCATGCGGATTTGATTTTAGGGCAAGTTAGAGGCGAAATCACAGAAAGGATTAAAGAGCATGTATCGTAA
- a CDS encoding 30S ribosomal protein S6 gives MRHYETMFILKPTLVEEEIKSKIEFYKEVITKHHGVIETSLDMGMRNLAYEIKKHKRGYYYVAYFKAEPSMILELERLYRINEDVLRFIVIKYESKKEVEAWHALVDRANKKPSHAKEKHEKTEHTHSHHAEEAKSTGSHSE, from the coding sequence ATGAGGCATTATGAAACAATGTTTATTCTCAAACCTACTTTAGTAGAAGAAGAGATTAAATCCAAGATTGAATTTTATAAAGAAGTGATCACTAAGCATCACGGCGTGATTGAAACGAGCCTGGATATGGGCATGCGTAATTTGGCTTATGAAATCAAAAAGCACAAAAGAGGCTATTATTATGTGGCGTATTTCAAAGCAGAGCCGTCCATGATTTTAGAGCTTGAACGATTGTATCGCATCAATGAAGACGTGTTGCGTTTCATTGTGATCAAATACGAAAGCAAAAAAGAGGTAGAAGCGTGGCATGCGTTAGTGGATAGGGCTAATAAAAAGCCATCGCACGCTAAAGAAAAACACGAAAAAACCGAACACACGCATTCTCACCACGCAGAGGAAGCAAAAAGCACAGGATCTCATAGCGAATAA
- the rpsR gene encoding 30S ribosomal protein S18, giving the protein MERKRYSKRYCKYTEAKISFIDYKDLDMLKHTLSERYKIMPRRLTGNSKKWQERVEVAIKRARHMALIPYIVDRKKVVDSPFKQH; this is encoded by the coding sequence ATGGAAAGAAAACGCTATTCAAAACGCTATTGCAAATACACTGAAGCTAAAATCAGCTTTATTGACTATAAAGATTTAGACATGCTCAAGCACACGCTATCAGAGCGCTATAAAATCATGCCAAGGAGATTGACAGGCAATAGCAAAAAGTGGCAAGAGAGGGTGGAAGTGGCGATCAAAAGAGCCCGCCACATGGCTTTAATCCCCTACATTGTGGACAGGAAAAAGGTCGTGGATAGCCCTTTTAAACAGCACTGA